From Solanum lycopersicum chromosome 8, SLM_r2.1, the proteins below share one genomic window:
- the LOC101260461 gene encoding uncharacterized protein, with product MVAIVKYGIIGVGMMGREHLINLYHLKSEGVSVVAIADPHLPSQKYAQKLADSFDWPLQVYAGHKQLLESGLCDVVVVSTPNMTHYEILMDIINHPKPHHVLVEKPLCTNVSDCKKVITAAKTRSDMLVQVGLEYRYMPPVAKLIDIVKEGALGQVKMVSIREHRFPFLVKVDNWNRFNCNTGGTLVEKCCHFFDLMRLFIGANPVRVMASGAMDLNHKEEVYDGRVPDIIDNAYVIVEFDNGCRGLLDLCMFAEGSKNEQEISVVGDTGKGEALVPESIVRWGTRAEGRNGVQTLLAEDKRIKYDGLHHGSSYLEHLQFLSAVRARGEQAPAVGLHDGLVSVAIGVAAQLSIQKGRSVTIEEVMHEQLLQSTKS from the exons ATGGTAGCAATAGTGAAATATGGAATAATTGGTGTTGGTATGATGGGAAGAGAACATTTAATCAATCTTTATCATCTTAAATCTGAAGGAGTTTCTGTTGTTGCCATTGCTGATCCACACCTTCCTTCCcaaaaatatgcacaaaaatTAGCTGATTCTTTTGATTGGCCTCTCCAG GTTTATGCAGGGCACAAACAGTTATTAGAAAGTGGGCTATGTGATGTGGTTGTAGTTTCAACTCCAAACATGACTCATTATGAAATTCTCATGGATATCATCAATCACCCAAAACCCCATCATGTTTTGGTGGAGAAGCCTTTGTGCACAAATGTTTCAGACTGCAAAAAG GTCATAACTGCTGCAAAAACGAGATCCGATATGCTGGTACAAGTTGGTCTAGAGTACAGATACATGCCTCCTGTTGCTAAACTGATAGACATTGTAAAAGAAGGAGCTTTAGGACAAGTGAAGATGGTGTCAATTCGAGAACATCGATTTCCATTTCTTGTTAAG GTCGATAATTGGAATCGTTTCAACTGCAATACTGGAGGTACTCTGGTGGAGAAATGCTGTCATTTCTTTGATCTCATGAGGCTTTTCATTGGAGCTAATCCTGTTCGTGTTATGGCTTCTGGGGCGATGGATTTGAATCACAAAGAAGAAGTGTATGATGGACGG GTGCCTGATATAATTGACAATGCTTATGTAATTGTGGAATTCGACAATGGTTGTCGTGGCTTGCTTGATCTATGTATGTTTGCTGAAGGAAGTAAAAATGAGCAAGAAATATCTGTAGTAGGTGATACTGGAAAG GGTGAAGCACTTGTGCCTGAGAGCATTGTGCGTTGGGGCACACGAGCTGAAGGAAGAAACGGTGTACAGACATTACTAGCTGAAGATAAGCGAATAAA ATATGATGGGCTACATCATGGTTCAAGCTACTTGGAGCACCTTCAGTTTTTGTCAGCAGTAAGAGCAAGAGGAGAACAAGCTCCTGCTGTTGGTTTACATGATGGATTGGTTTCAGTAGCCATTGGAGTTGCTGCACAGCTTTCGATTCAGAAAGGACGATCTGTTACGATTGAGGAAGTCATGCATGAACAGCTTCTTCAATCCACCAAGTCTTGA
- the LOC101252421 gene encoding FHA domain-containing protein At4g14490 — MEEGEGPLLHLIMEKGPLSGSNLVYKPGSKIQIGRGVRGNTLPIKDEGISSKHLRIQFQSGLWVINDLGSSNGTFLNTIAIDPSRPTKLTDGDIIKIGEETSIKVKIEVMEVDPVEEIEVKGRNTRRNARRGKGLGVIDENRELGLGNGGVGNVGVGSKRATRSCKNVKNEAGNVDEVENFTAIGAEKEGKRNPRRTRGSSRVESVRTGVDSVKEAENTDLVDIERETKQGRRRPRGSKKADSVKDGDDAGEETESLAEVEAERQRKPSPRRTRGSRKVGNDAQETDSLAVTGADREKKPSPRRTRGSKKAQNVKWTDSVEEAKNSVAIDVDKEKKVCSRRTRGSRKEEDVENLHKKENVNMELKQLGKGKGSTASIVHSEVDEVMEKLERDQKDCEEAVESSANVGVERNMPEVVEAELQRDGCKGLVSNVGANISEVQMEEEVDLEKMTLGEWLDYLEIYLPKQIIDATEEMILGMKQKAEKYQEFMLQQKNAKDCDGTPKG, encoded by the coding sequence ATGGAAGAAGGAGAAGGACCACTGCTACACCTAATTATGGAGAAAGGTCCTCTTTCGGGTAGTAATTTGGTGTATAAACCCGGTTCAAAGATCCAGATTGGTCGGGGTGTCCGTGGCAACACACTTCCTATCAAAGACGAAGGCATCTCTTCTAAACACCTCCGTATTCAGTTTCAATCTGGGTTATGGGTTATCAATGACCTCGGATCTTCTAACGGTACGTTTCTCAATACTATTGCAATTGACCCATCTCGACCCACTAAACTTACCGACGGCGATATTATAAAAATTGGTGAAGAAACGTCCATTAAGGTCAAAATTGAAGTAATGGAAGTTGATCCGGTGGAAGAAATCGAGGTTAAGGGTAGAAATACCCGACGGAACGCGAGGCGTGGTAAGGGATTGGGGGTGATTGATGAAAATCGCGAGTTAGGGCTTGGAAACGGGGGAGTAGGAAATGTGGGTGTGGGTTCCAAAAGAGCGACGAGGAGTTGCAAGAATGTGAAAAATGAAGCTGGAAATGTAGATGAAGTGGAAAACTTTACTGCAATTGGAGCTGAGAAAGAGGGGAAAAGGAATCCGAGGAGGACTCGGGGTTCTAGTAGAGTGGAGAGTGTGAGAACTGGGGTTGATAGTGTGAAGGAAGCTGAGAATACTGATTTAGTTGATATTGAAAGAGAGACTAAACAGGGTCGGAGGAGGCCTAGGGGTTCTAAGAAAGCTGACAGTGTTAAAGACGGGGATGATGCTGGGGAGGAAACTGAAAGTCTTGCTGAAGTTGAAGCAGAGCGACAGAGGAAACCTAGTCCGAGGAGGACTAGGGGTTCTAGGAAAGTGGGGAATGATGCTCAGGAAACTGACAGTCTTGCTGTAACTGGTGCAGATAGAGAGAAGAAACCAAGTCCTAGGAGGACCAGGGGTTCTAAGAAAGCACAGAATGTTAAATGGACTGATAGTGTGGAGGAAGCTAAGAATTCTGTAGCCATTGATGTAGATAAAGAGAAGAAAGTGTGTTCAAGGAGGACTAGGGGTTCAAGGAAGGAGGAAGATGTGGAAAATCtccataaaaaagaaaatgtaaacaTGGAATTGAAGCAACTTGGGAAGGGGAAGGGAAGCACTGCAAGTATAGTGCACTCGGAGGTAGATGAGGTAATGGAAAAGTTGGAAAGAGACCAAAAAGATTGTGAAGAAGCTGTTGAGAGCAGTGCCAATGTGGGAGTAGAAAGAAATATGCCCGAGGTGGTTGAAGCAGAACTTCAAAGAGATGGTTGCAAGGGGTTAGTTAGTAATGTTGGCGCAAACATCAGTGAAGTCCAAATGGAGGAGGAGGTGGACTTAGAGAAAATGACACTTGGAGAGTGGTTGGATTATTTGGAGATTTATTTGCCAAAACAAATAATTGATGCCACTGAGGAGATGATTTTAGGTATGAAACAGAAAGCAGAGAAATATCAGGAGTTCATGTTGCAGCAGAAGAATGCAAAGGATTGTGATGGAACACCAAAGGGTTAA